A segment of the Acidimicrobiales bacterium genome:
ATATCGACGCAGCGACGCGTCAGAGAGGGCATGACAGCAAGAATCGACAACCCAGCCAACCTGCTCCCCGACTCGATGAAGGGGATCCAATCGATCATCAAGGCGGCCTACAGCGCGGGAGTGCCTCGCTCCACGATGGAACTCGCCCATCTACGGGCCAGCCAGATCAACGGCTGCAGCCCCTGCGTCTACAGCGGCTCGATCAGCGCCAAGAAGGCCGGCGAGAGCGACGAGCGGATTTTCGCGGTGGCCGCGTGGCGCGAGACCGCCCTCTTCACCGACGAGGAGAGGGCGGCGCTGGCCCTGGCCGAGTCGATGACTCGCATCGCCGACCGCGATGAAGCCGTGCCCGACAGCGTGTGGGACGAGGCGGCCAAGCACTTCGACGAGAAGCAGCTCGCCGGGCTGGTCCTGTGGATCGCCACCACCAATCTGTTCAATCGGATCAACGGCGCCACCAAGCAGCCCGCGGGTGTGGTCTGGTAACGGTCGCGTCCGTTGCCTCTACCCGATACCTCTATCCGAAAGGGAAACACAACTCATGAAGACGATGACATGCAAGGACCTGGGTGGGCCGTGTGACCTCGCTCATCGTGGAAGCACCGCCGACGAGATCATCAAGGCACAGGACAAGCACCTGAAGGAGATGGTCGCAGGCGGCGACCAGACCCACGCAAGCGCGCACAACGAGATGAAGGGAAGGTGGCGCCATCCCATCTCGGGCATGGGCTGGTACAGGGCTACCAAGCGGGAGTTCGCCGCCCGTCCCGATCACAGGACGGGCGTGGACGCTGCCGCGGACTGAGAAGAACAGTTCCGACGTTCAAGCCGGCACGTTCCCGGGATTGATGGTCGATGTGAAGAACCGCTCTTACGACGCGTTCGGCGGTGGGGGAGCGTTCGGGCCGAGGAGCCCTGCCTGGCGGTCTCGTTCGGTCTTGGCCTGATGGTCGGTGTAGCAACGGGGCTTCAGGTTCTTGTAGCTGGTGGGGCCGCCGTTGGCGACCGGGTCGACGTGGTCGAGTTGCAGCCGGTGACGGTCCCCGCAGTCGGCGCATTTCTTGCCGGTGAAGTCGGGCGGGTCGCCCAGGTCCAGGGCGGCTCGCAGGGCTACAGGGATGTGCCGCCCCAGCCGGGCGAACTTGCCGATCTCGAAGCCGTCGTGAACCGCGACGTTCAGGAAGGCGTCCTCGGAAAGCTCCTTGGCCAGGTCGACCGGTATCGGACCGCATC
Coding sequences within it:
- a CDS encoding carboxymuconolactone decarboxylase family protein; protein product: MTARIDNPANLLPDSMKGIQSIIKAAYSAGVPRSTMELAHLRASQINGCSPCVYSGSISAKKAGESDERIFAVAAWRETALFTDEERAALALAESMTRIADRDEAVPDSVWDEAAKHFDEKQLAGLVLWIATTNLFNRINGATKQPAGVVW
- a CDS encoding DUF1059 domain-containing protein, encoding MKTMTCKDLGGPCDLAHRGSTADEIIKAQDKHLKEMVAGGDQTHASAHNEMKGRWRHPISGMGWYRATKREFAARPDHRTGVDAAAD